The nucleotide window CTACCAAGTTTCCTGAGCCCACTGCTGTCCCTCCACCCTGAACCCCAAGGTGTCCTGGGACCGACTGAAGCGGGTGTGGCGTCGTCCCAAGACCCCCCTGCGGACCTCCACCGGGGGCATCTCCACCCTGGGGCTGCAGGAGCTGAAGGAGCAGGTGAGGGTGAGCTCTGCTGAGCGCAGCCAGGGCTCTCTCCTAGGACTGAAGGCCTCGGCCACTTCTGACCTAGCCTGTCAGAGCTCGGCTGTAGTCCCTGCCCCAGGGCACAAGGAAAGGCTGGCTGTGTGGGGCCCAGGGGTCTGGCTCGCATTCTCTATGTCTCACTCCCTCTTCACTTGCAGAGTCCATGCCCAAGCCGGGGCCGTGCTGAAGGTGGGGGAGCCAGCGGCCTGctccccaaccaccaccaccctccTGGCCCCCGAGGAGGCCTCTTCGAAGACTTTGCTTGCTAGGACAGTGCTGTCTAAAAAGACCCAGGGGTCTGGGAATGCAGGATCCCTAACAGTCTCCTCCCTCCTGGGACACAAGGCCTGGGGGCAGCCctagggaaaggggagagggcagaggggggTCCTCACTGGGAGGGTGGGGATTCAGTTCAGGCTCTCACCAGCTCTGGCGCCAGCTGCTTTGCACAAGGGTCTTTCTTGTccaccctcccaacccccaggctggtgcccaggaagggctggaggggagggaaggaaaggagcgaaggaggtggaggaaggggcccACCCTAGCAGGGGTGGAACCCCCtgtacatttgtatatatttagggaggacagggtgggggtgggggaacagatGTAGAAGGTGGGTGGGGCTATGGGGGTGGGTGATTCAGGGACAGCCAGAGTCCCAGCCCTAGAATGTCAGCAGGAGGAGAACCCCGGAGACTCAGGAGTGCTGGACTGGTCctacttcctttccctctccaggCCCAGCTCCCCTTTTGGCAGGGGGACTGGGTGGCCCAGCAGGCCTGGCCCAGCTCCCAAttccccctgccccaaccccaccTTCAGAGTCCCCTCCACAGGGAGCAGGCCAACCCATTAGACCTTGGCtgagcttgggggtggggaagggagcctTCTCGATGGGCCTCTCTGCCTCTGATCTGTTTTATAAAGTGCTGACGAAACTGAGAATAAAGAGGCATAAAGAATTCTCTGTGTGCCTGTGTGACCaagctggggcagggctgggcacagGCATGGCTTGGTCCCCGGGAAAAGGAAACCCAGGCCCCTGCCAGCCAGGAcaagggagcctgcgtcctcacGGCCAGCCCTCCCCGTCCCCAGGCCACCTTTTGAAAACTCAAAACCATGAATCTACACTCAGCCAGTTTATTAAAGGCAGGGAGTTTCATCCAGGTCCAGAAGGGAGAAGTTGGGAGACACCCCCCCTTCTTCTCTCAGCTCCCCTCTTCCCCAACCCCTCATCTACAGCCCAGCCCCCAGGAGGCCCTAGGAGACCAGGCTGGCGTCAGGCAGACTGCACTGCATAAATACTCAAGAGGCCACAGCCTGAATCAGCAGCGTCAAGGAAGGGGGGCGGACAGGGAGACCAGGGCTGGGACAGGGAGGGGTGGATCCGGAGGCACCTCCCCCTGCGGCCTGTCCTGAGCCTGAGGACCCACAGAGCTAGAGAGTGGGGCCTGTGGGCGGCCCTGGGGTCTGAGGCTGCAGCTAGTCTTGTCTGGAGAGGCTTGGCAGGTGGCTCTGGGCTGTTGGGGACGAGGGGGCATGCTTTCGTGCCAGGATTCTGGGGCGTGGGGCGGGCTCAGGTGCTGTTGCCCTGCTCCTGCTCAAAGAGCAGCATGGCTAGCTGCGTGCGGGAGCCCAGGCCCTCTAGCTCGCTCTGGCGGCAGCGGTGGTACAGGTCCTCGCTGAGCCGTGCACTGCACGTCTGGGCCCGGTAGCGCTGCAGCAGCGCAGGTTCCACAGCCCGCAGCACGTGCAGGCTGGAGAAGCGCAGGAACAGCTCATACACGTCTAGGCTCTCCAacagctcctcctcctgctctgagGCTGCTGCCAGCCGCCCGCGGGCTGCCACGTAGTCGGAGTTGTAGAAACAGGCCTCACTGGCTGCCTGGCGGTCAAAGCGGCCTGTGTCTCGGCCCAGCTCCGGGGGTCCCGGACCCTGCGGGGGGGCCACGGCCGGGTGGAAGGCCTGGAAGTGCATGGGGAAGAAGGCCTGCCAGCCTGAGATGGCATGCATGCGGCAGCGGTTCAGGAAGTCAGGCGTGAGCACTGTGTCTGGTCCGGCCAGCAGGAACAGCGTGTCCAGAGGATGCTTCTTGGAGAGCAGATCCATGAGGCGCAGCGGGGAGGGTGCGGCTGTCTGCACACTGAGCCAGGGCACCCGGGCGCCGGGGAACCGCCGCTCCAGTTCGGCCACATGGGCCTTGACAGGTGCAAAGACATCGGCGTGGGCTGCCCTCTGGGCCTGTCGGGGCTCATACAGGAGCAGCAGGGTCAAGGCTGCCGCTGCATCGCCAGGTTCCAGTGCTGCGGCGGCGAAGGCCTCCAAGAACGCAGGGGCCAGGTCACGCTCGGCTGCAGCCAGAGGCAGTAACACGGTGAGACGCGAGGCCTCTGTGACATAGGGCACAGGCAGGATCTCCACACGGCTCAGCGGCCGCAGCAGCTGCACGCGGCGGGTGAGGGGCCGGCGACCGCCCTGGGGGGTCAGCGCCTCCAGCTGCAAGTCCAGTGTGTACTCCATGCCCCGGGCGGGATCAAAGCGTCGGTAGCCGTTAACCAGCTGTTGCTTCTGGAGCCGCAGGGCTGGATGGTAGCGACGATTGAGCTCTTCCAGGGCTGCCCCCAGAACGTCAGCCACATCGGCCCGGTCAGCCCCTCGCAGCGGGCAGCGGGGCGAACCATCAGCACAGGAGAAAGCGTGCTGCTCTGTGAAGTAGTCCCAGCGCAGCACCTCAAAGCGGGAGGCCGGGCGGGATGGTGCAGGGATCCCCACAGGCCAGGCGGCTGCCCGCTCCCCATCGGCTGCCAGATGGCTGGTGTTCTGGATCTCCCACTAGGTTGGAGAAACAGACCATGAGTAAGGCAAAGACCATGGGGGGACCAGCACATAGCTGGAAGGCACTACTTGGGATGGGTCCCCACTCCCCTGCCAACCTCTGCTATCTCAGGGCCCCACCTAACATTTCCCCAGATTGGGGGAGCCTAAGAGTGAAAAGGGAAGTTTCCAGAGGAGGTGCTCAGAAAAGGCAGAAACAAACAGGAACTGGGAAGCTGGTTTGTTCTTGGACTCTAgtgctagctttttttttttttttttttttaagattttatttatttatttgagagacagagtatgaGTGCAcaagcataagcagagggagagagagagagagggagaagcagactccccactgggcaagaagcccaatgcgggagctcgatcgcaggaccccaacaacatgacctgagccgaaggcgcacacccaactgactgagccacccgggcgcccctctaGTGCTAGTTTTTACTTCCCTGGGATCTGTGAGACGTCTCAGGACCTGTCCCCTCTATCCCTGGGGTCCCAGGCCATACCTGTAGCTCCTGGATCTCCTGGTATGTGCGTTCCAGCTCAGCTCGGGCAAAAGCTTTGTGCAACTGGTACATATGTATGGGGTCATGCACGGGGTGGGCTGTCAGGACGTTGCGGAAACGGGGGTCTCCTTCCTGCACATGTTCCCCAGGGCTCAGCTCCAGGTAGTTATAGTGGACTCCCTGGAGAGAGGAAGGGTAGGGGTCCATAATGGGAAGAGGGATGAGAcagcctccccacccaccccacccgcAGTGTGGGCCTCATCTTCCCATCTTATGACCTTATGGACTCCCGAGTCCACAACAGGATTACTGGGTTTAAGTCTACTTTGACCAGTTGTGAGCTTGTGTGACTTAGGGCAAGCTTCTGCTAGCTCATCCATGAAATGGGCATACTTATCCTACCTCAGAGCTGTTTAGGGGCTCAAAGAAATAGTAATAGCCAACATTGAACACCCACTATGTGCAGGTCTCCCTTATTTTTTCTAATCCTTATAACAACCCTGAGCAATAGTTATTTTCATTGGTCTGGAGGAGGATACCG belongs to Meles meles chromosome 9, mMelMel3.1 paternal haplotype, whole genome shotgun sequence and includes:
- the CHPF gene encoding chondroitin sulfate synthase 2, whose translation is MRASLLLSVLRPAGPVAVGISLGFTLSLLSVTWVEEPCGPGPPQPGDSELPPRGNTNAARRPNSVQPGAERERPGAGAGAGENWEPRVLPYHPAQPGQAAKKAVRTRYISTELGIRQRLLVAVLTSQATLPTLGVAVNRTLGHRLERVVFLTGSRGRRAPPGMAVVTLGEERPIGHLHLALRHLLEQHGDDFDWFFIVPDATYTEAHGLARLAGRLSLAAAAHLYLGRPQDFIGGEPAPGRYCHGGFGVLLSRTLLQQLRPHLESCRNDIVSARPDEWLGRCILDATGVGCTGDHEGVHYNYLELSPGEHVQEGDPRFRNVLTAHPVHDPIHMYQLHKAFARAELERTYQEIQELQWEIQNTSHLAADGERAAAWPVGIPAPSRPASRFEVLRWDYFTEQHAFSCADGSPRCPLRGADRADVADVLGAALEELNRRYHPALRLQKQQLVNGYRRFDPARGMEYTLDLQLEALTPQGGRRPLTRRVQLLRPLSRVEILPVPYVTEASRLTVLLPLAAAERDLAPAFLEAFAAAALEPGDAAAALTLLLLYEPRQAQRAAHADVFAPVKAHVAELERRFPGARVPWLSVQTAAPSPLRLMDLLSKKHPLDTLFLLAGPDTVLTPDFLNRCRMHAISGWQAFFPMHFQAFHPAVAPPQGPGPPELGRDTGRFDRQAASEACFYNSDYVAARGRLAAASEQEEELLESLDVYELFLRFSSLHVLRAVEPALLQRYRAQTCSARLSEDLYHRCRQSELEGLGSRTQLAMLLFEQEQGNST